One genomic window of Augochlora pura isolate Apur16 chromosome 5, APUR_v2.2.1, whole genome shotgun sequence includes the following:
- the Siz gene encoding brefeldin-resistant Arf-GEF family protein schizo isoform X2, whose product MFTMIEPRSDRAPAGQSKHHCYQVIRTTRVHQSSRSSRMVTVQEKVIRSRLQLGYSTPTNFINRFPSKMERPSQHGSNPSQVHSGGMHGVYSSGSQTSLTASYITGQSYIQSQNYGHGPYSSSSNVRVYSHAGYNQPQSYGTMVQGYGGQPQQGYQQNHLKKGPARNGDVLKRCRLQTAYELSQDLLDKQIEMLERKYGGVKARNAALTIQRAFRRYTLLKKFAAITAMAKAEKRLSRKLQESSDRGSTMNEHEHERMVYHSQIYIQQPQTANRPMPIRSMSLRERRHVENSQSPIPRSQSGRCEVQIPGHQHVNHNIHQTGRHTPSLAPSPCNRHQQLPPSPCWESSSQESGSSIHYYNPQEALCGLRQETPPRDLMRTPCTSPSTPHNLQTLQTLQIPGPQNWSSSSHLGSTGRSRGSAKKVPPEVPKRTSSITSRSMEPRHNGLSKSVENGSLSSVQSSGSDSTNCESSEGDAQRGSPVWKHKGISSSPEHQDCASHATDSSAMMNSVKDLGHSHASSGYQLPMMDHSENMPQTSYKVSETVRKRQYRVGLNLFNKKPERGISYLIRRGFLENSPQGVARFLISRKGLSKQMIGEYLGNLQNTFNMAVLECFSQELDLSGMQVDVALRKFQAYFRMPGEAQKIERLMEVFSQRYCQCNHDVVTRLRSPDTVFVLAFAIIMLNTDLHTPNLKPERRMRLEDFVKNLRGIDDCGDIDKDILVGIYERVKENEFKPGSDHVSQVMKVQATIVGKKPNMALPHRRLVCYCRLYEIPDIHKKERPGVHQREVFLFNDLLVVTKILSKKKNSVTYTFRQSFPLCGMVVTLFEVPHYPYGIRLSQRVDGKVLVTFNARNEHDRCKFVEDLRESISEMDEMETLRIETELERQKSSRSTRGGAENRDSGVADVEICPCPGPCSDRSETIDMDSQLKRSALSNSLLDIHEQFAGEKPQRRGSVGSLDSGMSISFQSTSASSMSQGIKHPGQVHPIHPGSTIPGGAKGLAQQPSFLGGLFAKRERKLSQSEESGPYSRTTEV is encoded by the exons CTTCCCGTCGAAGATGGAGAGGCCGTCGCAGCACGGCTCGAACCCGAGCCAGGTGCACAGCGGCGGTATGCACGGCGTTTACTCGTCCGGCAGCCAAACCTCCCTGACGGCGTCCTACATCACCGGCCAGTCTTACATACAGAGCCAGAATTACGGGCACGGGCCGTACTCGTCCTCCTCGAACGTCCGCGTCTACTCGCACGCGGGCTATAACCAGCCCCAGAGCTACGGGACCATGGTCCAGGGGTACGGTGGCCAGCCGCAGCAGGGTTACCAACAGAACCACCTGAAGAAGGGGCCCGCGAGGAACGGCGACGTGCTGAAGAGGTGCCGTCTGCAGACTGC GTACGAGCTGTCGCAGGACTTGCTGGACAAGCAGATCGAGATGCTGGAGCGGAAATACGGCGGCGTGAAGGCGCGCAACGCGGCGCTGACGATCCAGCGGGCGTTCCGCAGGTACACGTTGCTGAAGAAGTTCGCGGCGATCACGGCGATGGCCAAGGCGGAGAAGAGGCTCAGCCGGAAGCTGCAGGAGTCGTCGGACCGCGGCTCGACGATGAACGAGCACGAGCACGAGAGGATGGTCTACCACAGCCAGATCTACATCCAGCAGCCGCAGACGGCGAACCGGCCGATGCCGATCAGGAGCATGTCCCTCAGGGAGAGGAGGCACGTGGAGAACTCGCAGTCGCCAATTCCGAGGAGCCAGAGCGGCAGGTGCGAGGTACAGATCCCCGGTCATCAGCACGTGAACCATAATATTCATCAGACCGGCAGGCACACGCCCTCCCTCGCTCCGAGCCCCTGCAACAGACACCAACAGTTGCCGCCGAGCCCGTGCTGGGAGTCCAGCTCGCAGGAAAGCGGCTCCAGTATCCACTACTATAATCCCCAG gAAGCCCTCTGCGGTCTCAGACAAGAGACACCCCCGCGGGATCTGATGCGCACCCCGTGCACATCGCCGTCAACGCCCCACAACCTTCAAACCTTGCAGACCCTACAGATCCCGGGTCCCCAAAATTGGAGCTCCTCGTCGCACCTGGGCTCGACCGGCAGGTCCAGAGGCTCGGCGAAGAAGGTGCCGCCGGAAGTGCCGAAGAGGACGTCTTCCATCACCTCGAGGTCCATGGAGCCCCGTCACAACGGGCTGAGTAAAAGCGTCGAGAACGGCAGCTTGAGCTCGGTGCAGAGTTCCGGCAGCGACTCCACCAACTGCGAAAGCTCCGAGGGCGATGCCCAGAGAGGCTCGCCGGTATGGAAGCACAAAGGAATA TCGAGTTCCCCGGAACACCAAGACTGCGCCAGCCACGCGACCGACTCGTCCGCCATGATGAACAGCGTGAAGGACCTCGGCCATTCGCACGCGAGCTCCGGCTACCAGCTCCCCATGATGGACCACTCGGAGAACATGCCGCAGACCAGCTACAAGGTTTCCGAGACGGTCAGGAAGCGTCAGTACAGAGTCGGCCTAAATCTGTTTAATAAGAAGCCGGAGAGAGGCATCAGCTATCTGATCAGAAGAGGCTTCCTGGAGAATAGTCCGCAAGGCGTTGCCAGATTCTTGATCAGCAGGAAAGGCTTGTCTAAACAAATGATAGGGGAATACTTAGGCAACCTGCAAAATACCTTCAACATGGCTGTGCTAGA GTGCTTCTCGCAGGAACTCGACCTCTCCGGCATGCAGGTGGACGTGGCCCTGAGGAAGTTCCAGGCGTACTTCAGAATGCCCGGCGAGGCCCAGAAGATAGAACGATTAATGGAAGTATTCAGTCAGCGCTACTGTCAATGCAACCACGACGTGGTCACCAGATTACGATCGCCGGACACCGTGTTCGTCCTGGCGTTCGCCATAATTATGCTGAACACCGATCTGCACACGCCTAACTTGAAGCCGGAACGTAGAATGAGATTGGAGGACTTCGTTAAGAACCTCAGGGGCATCGACGACTGCGGTGACATCGACAAGGACATCTTGGTTGGAATTTACGAGCGGGTCAAGGAGAACGAGTTCAAGCCCGGCTCGGACCACGTGTCCCAGGTGATGAAGGTCCAGGCGACGATCGTCGGCAAGAAGCCCAACATGGCTCTGCCACATAGGCGACTGGTCTGCTACTGCAGACTCTACGAGATACCCGACATTCACAAGAAAGAGAGACCTGGCGTGCACCAAAGAGAGGTGTTCCTCTTCAACGACCTCCTCGTCGTCACGAAAATCCTCAGCAAGAAGAAGAACAGCGTCACTTACACGTTCAGACAGAGCTTCCCTCTTTGCGGAATGGTGGTCACGTTGTTTGAAGTTCCTC ATTATCCGTATGGAATTAGACTCTCCCAGCGCGTCGATGGAAAAGTATTGGTCACGTTCAACGCGAGGAACGAGCACGACAGATGCAAGTTCGTCGAGGACCTCAGAGAATCGATCAGCGAGATGGACGAAATGGAGACGTTACGGATTGAGACGGAACTGGAGCGACAGAAGAGCAGCAGAAGCACCAGGGGCGGCGCCGAGAACAGAGACTCCGGTGTGGCGGACGTCGAGATATGTCCTTGCCCGGGGCCCTGCTCGGATAGATCCGAGACCATCGATATGGACTCGCAGTTGAAACGCTCCGCGCTTAGCAATTCCCTTCTTGACATACACGAACAAT TCGCTGGTGAAAAACCGCAACGCCGTGGAAGCGTGGGCTCGCTGGATAGCGGTATGtcgatttcttttcaatcTACATCTGCCAGCTCGATGAGCCAGGGCATTAAGCATCCTGGACAGGTCCACCCTATACATCCAGGATCCACTATACCTGGCGGTGCTAAGGGACTGGCTCAGCAGCCATCTTTTTTAGGGGGTCTGTTCGCCAAACGGGAGCGAAAGCTATCGCAATCGGAAGAATCCGGGCCCTACAGTCGCACCACGGAAGTATAA
- the Siz gene encoding brefeldin-resistant Arf-GEF family protein schizo isoform X1 — MSTVLGSVGDPAGLLDPDVETILEEKNQLISRQYAEIERLQRELNEVIGERDALLCEVSKFKFEREMTDLKRLHDDSFPSKMERPSQHGSNPSQVHSGGMHGVYSSGSQTSLTASYITGQSYIQSQNYGHGPYSSSSNVRVYSHAGYNQPQSYGTMVQGYGGQPQQGYQQNHLKKGPARNGDVLKRCRLQTAYELSQDLLDKQIEMLERKYGGVKARNAALTIQRAFRRYTLLKKFAAITAMAKAEKRLSRKLQESSDRGSTMNEHEHERMVYHSQIYIQQPQTANRPMPIRSMSLRERRHVENSQSPIPRSQSGRCEVQIPGHQHVNHNIHQTGRHTPSLAPSPCNRHQQLPPSPCWESSSQESGSSIHYYNPQEALCGLRQETPPRDLMRTPCTSPSTPHNLQTLQTLQIPGPQNWSSSSHLGSTGRSRGSAKKVPPEVPKRTSSITSRSMEPRHNGLSKSVENGSLSSVQSSGSDSTNCESSEGDAQRGSPVWKHKGISSSPEHQDCASHATDSSAMMNSVKDLGHSHASSGYQLPMMDHSENMPQTSYKVSETVRKRQYRVGLNLFNKKPERGISYLIRRGFLENSPQGVARFLISRKGLSKQMIGEYLGNLQNTFNMAVLECFSQELDLSGMQVDVALRKFQAYFRMPGEAQKIERLMEVFSQRYCQCNHDVVTRLRSPDTVFVLAFAIIMLNTDLHTPNLKPERRMRLEDFVKNLRGIDDCGDIDKDILVGIYERVKENEFKPGSDHVSQVMKVQATIVGKKPNMALPHRRLVCYCRLYEIPDIHKKERPGVHQREVFLFNDLLVVTKILSKKKNSVTYTFRQSFPLCGMVVTLFEVPHYPYGIRLSQRVDGKVLVTFNARNEHDRCKFVEDLRESISEMDEMETLRIETELERQKSSRSTRGGAENRDSGVADVEICPCPGPCSDRSETIDMDSQLKRSALSNSLLDIHEQFAGEKPQRRGSVGSLDSGMSISFQSTSASSMSQGIKHPGQVHPIHPGSTIPGGAKGLAQQPSFLGGLFAKRERKLSQSEESGPYSRTTEV, encoded by the exons CTTCCCGTCGAAGATGGAGAGGCCGTCGCAGCACGGCTCGAACCCGAGCCAGGTGCACAGCGGCGGTATGCACGGCGTTTACTCGTCCGGCAGCCAAACCTCCCTGACGGCGTCCTACATCACCGGCCAGTCTTACATACAGAGCCAGAATTACGGGCACGGGCCGTACTCGTCCTCCTCGAACGTCCGCGTCTACTCGCACGCGGGCTATAACCAGCCCCAGAGCTACGGGACCATGGTCCAGGGGTACGGTGGCCAGCCGCAGCAGGGTTACCAACAGAACCACCTGAAGAAGGGGCCCGCGAGGAACGGCGACGTGCTGAAGAGGTGCCGTCTGCAGACTGC GTACGAGCTGTCGCAGGACTTGCTGGACAAGCAGATCGAGATGCTGGAGCGGAAATACGGCGGCGTGAAGGCGCGCAACGCGGCGCTGACGATCCAGCGGGCGTTCCGCAGGTACACGTTGCTGAAGAAGTTCGCGGCGATCACGGCGATGGCCAAGGCGGAGAAGAGGCTCAGCCGGAAGCTGCAGGAGTCGTCGGACCGCGGCTCGACGATGAACGAGCACGAGCACGAGAGGATGGTCTACCACAGCCAGATCTACATCCAGCAGCCGCAGACGGCGAACCGGCCGATGCCGATCAGGAGCATGTCCCTCAGGGAGAGGAGGCACGTGGAGAACTCGCAGTCGCCAATTCCGAGGAGCCAGAGCGGCAGGTGCGAGGTACAGATCCCCGGTCATCAGCACGTGAACCATAATATTCATCAGACCGGCAGGCACACGCCCTCCCTCGCTCCGAGCCCCTGCAACAGACACCAACAGTTGCCGCCGAGCCCGTGCTGGGAGTCCAGCTCGCAGGAAAGCGGCTCCAGTATCCACTACTATAATCCCCAG gAAGCCCTCTGCGGTCTCAGACAAGAGACACCCCCGCGGGATCTGATGCGCACCCCGTGCACATCGCCGTCAACGCCCCACAACCTTCAAACCTTGCAGACCCTACAGATCCCGGGTCCCCAAAATTGGAGCTCCTCGTCGCACCTGGGCTCGACCGGCAGGTCCAGAGGCTCGGCGAAGAAGGTGCCGCCGGAAGTGCCGAAGAGGACGTCTTCCATCACCTCGAGGTCCATGGAGCCCCGTCACAACGGGCTGAGTAAAAGCGTCGAGAACGGCAGCTTGAGCTCGGTGCAGAGTTCCGGCAGCGACTCCACCAACTGCGAAAGCTCCGAGGGCGATGCCCAGAGAGGCTCGCCGGTATGGAAGCACAAAGGAATA TCGAGTTCCCCGGAACACCAAGACTGCGCCAGCCACGCGACCGACTCGTCCGCCATGATGAACAGCGTGAAGGACCTCGGCCATTCGCACGCGAGCTCCGGCTACCAGCTCCCCATGATGGACCACTCGGAGAACATGCCGCAGACCAGCTACAAGGTTTCCGAGACGGTCAGGAAGCGTCAGTACAGAGTCGGCCTAAATCTGTTTAATAAGAAGCCGGAGAGAGGCATCAGCTATCTGATCAGAAGAGGCTTCCTGGAGAATAGTCCGCAAGGCGTTGCCAGATTCTTGATCAGCAGGAAAGGCTTGTCTAAACAAATGATAGGGGAATACTTAGGCAACCTGCAAAATACCTTCAACATGGCTGTGCTAGA GTGCTTCTCGCAGGAACTCGACCTCTCCGGCATGCAGGTGGACGTGGCCCTGAGGAAGTTCCAGGCGTACTTCAGAATGCCCGGCGAGGCCCAGAAGATAGAACGATTAATGGAAGTATTCAGTCAGCGCTACTGTCAATGCAACCACGACGTGGTCACCAGATTACGATCGCCGGACACCGTGTTCGTCCTGGCGTTCGCCATAATTATGCTGAACACCGATCTGCACACGCCTAACTTGAAGCCGGAACGTAGAATGAGATTGGAGGACTTCGTTAAGAACCTCAGGGGCATCGACGACTGCGGTGACATCGACAAGGACATCTTGGTTGGAATTTACGAGCGGGTCAAGGAGAACGAGTTCAAGCCCGGCTCGGACCACGTGTCCCAGGTGATGAAGGTCCAGGCGACGATCGTCGGCAAGAAGCCCAACATGGCTCTGCCACATAGGCGACTGGTCTGCTACTGCAGACTCTACGAGATACCCGACATTCACAAGAAAGAGAGACCTGGCGTGCACCAAAGAGAGGTGTTCCTCTTCAACGACCTCCTCGTCGTCACGAAAATCCTCAGCAAGAAGAAGAACAGCGTCACTTACACGTTCAGACAGAGCTTCCCTCTTTGCGGAATGGTGGTCACGTTGTTTGAAGTTCCTC ATTATCCGTATGGAATTAGACTCTCCCAGCGCGTCGATGGAAAAGTATTGGTCACGTTCAACGCGAGGAACGAGCACGACAGATGCAAGTTCGTCGAGGACCTCAGAGAATCGATCAGCGAGATGGACGAAATGGAGACGTTACGGATTGAGACGGAACTGGAGCGACAGAAGAGCAGCAGAAGCACCAGGGGCGGCGCCGAGAACAGAGACTCCGGTGTGGCGGACGTCGAGATATGTCCTTGCCCGGGGCCCTGCTCGGATAGATCCGAGACCATCGATATGGACTCGCAGTTGAAACGCTCCGCGCTTAGCAATTCCCTTCTTGACATACACGAACAAT TCGCTGGTGAAAAACCGCAACGCCGTGGAAGCGTGGGCTCGCTGGATAGCGGTATGtcgatttcttttcaatcTACATCTGCCAGCTCGATGAGCCAGGGCATTAAGCATCCTGGACAGGTCCACCCTATACATCCAGGATCCACTATACCTGGCGGTGCTAAGGGACTGGCTCAGCAGCCATCTTTTTTAGGGGGTCTGTTCGCCAAACGGGAGCGAAAGCTATCGCAATCGGAAGAATCCGGGCCCTACAGTCGCACCACGGAAGTATAA
- the Siz gene encoding brefeldin-resistant Arf-GEF family protein schizo isoform X3 has translation MSTVLGSVGDPAGLLDPDVETILEEKNQLISRQYAEIERLQRELNEVIGERDALLCEVSKFKFEREMTDLKRLHDDSFPSKMERPSQHGSNPSQVHSGGMHGVYSSGSQTSLTASYITGQSYIQSQNYGHGPYSSSSNVRVYSHAGYNQPQSYGTMVQGYGGQPQQGYQQNHLKKGPARNGDVLKRCRLQTAYELSQDLLDKQIEMLERKYGGVKARNAALTIQRAFRRYTLLKKFAAITAMAKAEKRLSRKLQESSDRGSTMNEHEHERMVYHSQIYIQQPQTANRPMPIRSMSLRERRHVENSQSPIPRSQSGRCEVQIPGHQHVNHNIHQTGRHTPSLAPSPCNRHQQLPPSPCWESSSQESGSSIHYYNPQEALCGLRQETPPRDLMRTPCTSPSTPHNLQTLQTLQIPGPQNWSSSSHLGSTGRSRGSAKKVPPEVPKRTSSITSRSMEPRHNGLSKSVENGSLSSVQSSGSDSTNCESSEGDAQRGSPVWKHKGISSSPEHQDCASHATDSSAMMNSVKDLGHSHASSGYQLPMMDHSENMPQTSYKVSETVRKRQYRVGLNLFNKKPERGISYLIRRGFLENSPQGVARFLISRKGLSKQMIGEYLGNLQNTFNMAVLECFSQELDLSGMQVDVALRKFQAYFRMPGEAQKIERLMEVFSQRYCQCNHDVVTRLRSPDTVFVLAFAIIMLNTDLHTPNLKPERRMRLEDFVKNLRGIDDCGDIDKDILVGIYERVKENEFKPGSDHVSQVMKVQATIVGKKPNMALPHRRLVCYCRLYEIPDIHKKERPGVHQREVFLFNDLLVVTKILSKKKNSVTYTFRQSFPLCGMVVTLFEVPHYPYGIRLSQRVDGKVLVTFNARNEHDRCKFVEDLRESISEMDEMETLRIETELERQKSSRSTRGGAENRDSGVADVEICPCPGPCSDRSETIDMDSQLKRSALSNSLLDIHEQFAGEKPQRRGSVGSLDSGGLFAKRERKLSQSEESGPYSRTTEV, from the exons CTTCCCGTCGAAGATGGAGAGGCCGTCGCAGCACGGCTCGAACCCGAGCCAGGTGCACAGCGGCGGTATGCACGGCGTTTACTCGTCCGGCAGCCAAACCTCCCTGACGGCGTCCTACATCACCGGCCAGTCTTACATACAGAGCCAGAATTACGGGCACGGGCCGTACTCGTCCTCCTCGAACGTCCGCGTCTACTCGCACGCGGGCTATAACCAGCCCCAGAGCTACGGGACCATGGTCCAGGGGTACGGTGGCCAGCCGCAGCAGGGTTACCAACAGAACCACCTGAAGAAGGGGCCCGCGAGGAACGGCGACGTGCTGAAGAGGTGCCGTCTGCAGACTGC GTACGAGCTGTCGCAGGACTTGCTGGACAAGCAGATCGAGATGCTGGAGCGGAAATACGGCGGCGTGAAGGCGCGCAACGCGGCGCTGACGATCCAGCGGGCGTTCCGCAGGTACACGTTGCTGAAGAAGTTCGCGGCGATCACGGCGATGGCCAAGGCGGAGAAGAGGCTCAGCCGGAAGCTGCAGGAGTCGTCGGACCGCGGCTCGACGATGAACGAGCACGAGCACGAGAGGATGGTCTACCACAGCCAGATCTACATCCAGCAGCCGCAGACGGCGAACCGGCCGATGCCGATCAGGAGCATGTCCCTCAGGGAGAGGAGGCACGTGGAGAACTCGCAGTCGCCAATTCCGAGGAGCCAGAGCGGCAGGTGCGAGGTACAGATCCCCGGTCATCAGCACGTGAACCATAATATTCATCAGACCGGCAGGCACACGCCCTCCCTCGCTCCGAGCCCCTGCAACAGACACCAACAGTTGCCGCCGAGCCCGTGCTGGGAGTCCAGCTCGCAGGAAAGCGGCTCCAGTATCCACTACTATAATCCCCAG gAAGCCCTCTGCGGTCTCAGACAAGAGACACCCCCGCGGGATCTGATGCGCACCCCGTGCACATCGCCGTCAACGCCCCACAACCTTCAAACCTTGCAGACCCTACAGATCCCGGGTCCCCAAAATTGGAGCTCCTCGTCGCACCTGGGCTCGACCGGCAGGTCCAGAGGCTCGGCGAAGAAGGTGCCGCCGGAAGTGCCGAAGAGGACGTCTTCCATCACCTCGAGGTCCATGGAGCCCCGTCACAACGGGCTGAGTAAAAGCGTCGAGAACGGCAGCTTGAGCTCGGTGCAGAGTTCCGGCAGCGACTCCACCAACTGCGAAAGCTCCGAGGGCGATGCCCAGAGAGGCTCGCCGGTATGGAAGCACAAAGGAATA TCGAGTTCCCCGGAACACCAAGACTGCGCCAGCCACGCGACCGACTCGTCCGCCATGATGAACAGCGTGAAGGACCTCGGCCATTCGCACGCGAGCTCCGGCTACCAGCTCCCCATGATGGACCACTCGGAGAACATGCCGCAGACCAGCTACAAGGTTTCCGAGACGGTCAGGAAGCGTCAGTACAGAGTCGGCCTAAATCTGTTTAATAAGAAGCCGGAGAGAGGCATCAGCTATCTGATCAGAAGAGGCTTCCTGGAGAATAGTCCGCAAGGCGTTGCCAGATTCTTGATCAGCAGGAAAGGCTTGTCTAAACAAATGATAGGGGAATACTTAGGCAACCTGCAAAATACCTTCAACATGGCTGTGCTAGA GTGCTTCTCGCAGGAACTCGACCTCTCCGGCATGCAGGTGGACGTGGCCCTGAGGAAGTTCCAGGCGTACTTCAGAATGCCCGGCGAGGCCCAGAAGATAGAACGATTAATGGAAGTATTCAGTCAGCGCTACTGTCAATGCAACCACGACGTGGTCACCAGATTACGATCGCCGGACACCGTGTTCGTCCTGGCGTTCGCCATAATTATGCTGAACACCGATCTGCACACGCCTAACTTGAAGCCGGAACGTAGAATGAGATTGGAGGACTTCGTTAAGAACCTCAGGGGCATCGACGACTGCGGTGACATCGACAAGGACATCTTGGTTGGAATTTACGAGCGGGTCAAGGAGAACGAGTTCAAGCCCGGCTCGGACCACGTGTCCCAGGTGATGAAGGTCCAGGCGACGATCGTCGGCAAGAAGCCCAACATGGCTCTGCCACATAGGCGACTGGTCTGCTACTGCAGACTCTACGAGATACCCGACATTCACAAGAAAGAGAGACCTGGCGTGCACCAAAGAGAGGTGTTCCTCTTCAACGACCTCCTCGTCGTCACGAAAATCCTCAGCAAGAAGAAGAACAGCGTCACTTACACGTTCAGACAGAGCTTCCCTCTTTGCGGAATGGTGGTCACGTTGTTTGAAGTTCCTC ATTATCCGTATGGAATTAGACTCTCCCAGCGCGTCGATGGAAAAGTATTGGTCACGTTCAACGCGAGGAACGAGCACGACAGATGCAAGTTCGTCGAGGACCTCAGAGAATCGATCAGCGAGATGGACGAAATGGAGACGTTACGGATTGAGACGGAACTGGAGCGACAGAAGAGCAGCAGAAGCACCAGGGGCGGCGCCGAGAACAGAGACTCCGGTGTGGCGGACGTCGAGATATGTCCTTGCCCGGGGCCCTGCTCGGATAGATCCGAGACCATCGATATGGACTCGCAGTTGAAACGCTCCGCGCTTAGCAATTCCCTTCTTGACATACACGAACAAT TCGCTGGTGAAAAACCGCAACGCCGTGGAAGCGTGGGCTCGCTGGATAGCG GGGGTCTGTTCGCCAAACGGGAGCGAAAGCTATCGCAATCGGAAGAATCCGGGCCCTACAGTCGCACCACGGAAGTATAA